The following proteins come from a genomic window of Sesamum indicum cultivar Zhongzhi No. 13 linkage group LG10, S_indicum_v1.0, whole genome shotgun sequence:
- the LOC105172250 gene encoding uncharacterized protein LOC105172250 — MADLNQNGRTAAEQLEREALYIHPSENSSLALSTSPLDGTKFLTWSRVVYVALGTKMKLGFIDDTFPRPTIGSINFKRWRRVDLMVTSWLWNSISKEIVELFLYVTSSRELWLEIQGRYGRSNGPMIYQIQCEISSIAQLDLSLIAYITKLKKYWNELLVLAPAPRCTFVVVVRVE, encoded by the coding sequence ATGGCAGATTTGAATCAAAACGGCAGAACTGCTGCGGAGCAGCTAGAGCGCGAGGCCTTGTACATCCATCCGTCGGAGAACTCAAGTTTGGCGTTATCCACTTCTCCATTGGACGGTACAAAATTTCTAACTTGGAGTCGTGTTGTTTATGTGGCTCTAGGAACAAAAATGAAGCTTGGCTTCATTGACGACACGTTCCCTAGGCCGACGATAGgatcaataaatttcaaacgATGGCGTAGAGTAGACCTGATGGTTACATCTTGGTTGTGGAACTCTATTTCAAAGGAGATCGtcgaattatttttgtatgttaCTTCTTCGCGTGAACTTTGGTTAGAAATACAAGGTCGATATGGTAGGAGCAATGGACCGATGATATATCAAATCCAGTGCGAGATTTCTTCTATCGCCCAACTTGATTTGTCCTTAATAGCCTACATAACCAAGctgaaaaaatattggaaCGAGCTACTGGTTTTGGCACCTGCTCCAAGGTGTACCTTTGTGGTTGTTGTACGTGTGGAGTGA
- the LOC105172211 gene encoding major allergen Pru ar 1-like produces MGAITYDIEIPSSIPAAKMFKAVVLDADTLIPKIMPQAIKKVEILEGDGGVGTVKIIHFGEGSQYKSAKHRVDAIDTENLTHSYTIVEGDALAGVLESITYHVKIVPKEDGGCICKNRSIYHTKGDVEINEEKIKEGKEKAMQMFKAIEAYLQANA; encoded by the coding sequence ATGGGTGCCATTACATACGATATTGAGATTCCTTCCTCAATTCCAGCTGCCAAGATGTTCAAGGCCGTTGTCCTCGATGCAGACACCCTTATTCCTAAGATCATGCCTCAGGCTATTAAGAAGGTCGAAATTTTGGAAGGAGATGGCGGTGTTGGAACGGTCAAGATCATCCATTTTGGTGAGGGAAGCCAGTACAAGAGCGCAAAGCACCGTGTTGATGCTATTGACACGGAGAATTTGACCCACAGCTACACCATTGTTGAGGGTGATGCTCTGGCAGGTGTTCTGGAATCCATCACTTATCATGTGAAGATTGTGCCGAAGGAAGATGGGGGATGCATCTGCAAGAACAGGAGCATTTATCACACCAAGGGCGACGTTGAGATCAATGAAGAGAAAATCAAGGAAGGAAAGGAGAAGGCAATGCAGATGTTCAAGGCCATTGAGGCTTACCTTCAAGCCAATGCCTAA